A genomic region of Chitinimonas arctica contains the following coding sequences:
- a CDS encoding MFS transporter, whose amino-acid sequence MATDALTPARSRLMRPAFALLWLSETALDIGAALMSFALGVWIFQRTGSAEQFSQAILAAAAPALLMTPLAGVLADRFDRRWVIAGCDLAAAALIVLLATLLFRDSLAVEHLYFFNAAGAIVASVRGPAYRAAVSLIVPKDRLTQASGLIGLTQSLLQIGAPLLAGYVMGAAGLKGVMLIQLILVFAGALAAFGALTRASHAIRGVPVPARLGLVHGTLDSFGSAIRYFRAMPLMLGLAIYTVLQESLLVLTTAMMTPLVLSTHSSDALGLILTCGALGSLAGSALLLLVRVDRRLMVWVLLADALLSLFVLLAGFTTSVPLWCLCAFFALFAGSASGACAGALWMRKTPKARQGSIFALLGALNLLAMCVVMLAGGNLGEHVFEPALAAGGAWADTVGAWVGTGKGRGLGFMFVAGGAGSCLMSLLALLHTRLRRLDELVPDHADDSAPLPLTVQPLAC is encoded by the coding sequence ATGGCCACTGATGCGCTGACGCCGGCGCGCAGCCGCCTGATGCGTCCGGCGTTTGCGCTGCTGTGGTTGAGCGAAACGGCGCTGGATATCGGTGCGGCGCTGATGAGCTTTGCGCTGGGCGTGTGGATTTTCCAGCGCACGGGATCGGCCGAACAATTCTCCCAGGCCATCCTGGCGGCCGCCGCACCGGCATTGTTGATGACTCCGCTAGCCGGCGTGCTGGCCGACCGTTTCGATCGGCGCTGGGTGATCGCCGGCTGCGACTTGGCGGCGGCGGCCTTGATCGTGCTGCTGGCCACCCTGTTGTTCCGCGACAGCCTGGCGGTGGAGCATCTGTATTTCTTCAATGCCGCCGGCGCCATCGTGGCGTCGGTGCGCGGCCCGGCCTATCGCGCGGCGGTCAGCCTGATCGTACCGAAGGACAGGCTGACCCAGGCCAGCGGCTTGATCGGCCTGACCCAGAGCCTGCTGCAGATCGGTGCCCCGCTGCTGGCGGGCTATGTGATGGGCGCCGCCGGACTCAAGGGGGTGATGCTGATCCAGCTGATCCTGGTGTTCGCCGGCGCCCTGGCGGCCTTCGGCGCCTTGACGCGGGCCAGCCATGCCATACGCGGTGTGCCGGTCCCTGCCAGGCTGGGCCTGGTACACGGCACCCTGGATAGCTTTGGCTCCGCCATCCGCTATTTCCGGGCCATGCCGCTGATGCTGGGCCTGGCGATCTACACCGTACTGCAGGAAAGCCTGCTGGTGCTGACCACCGCGATGATGACGCCGCTGGTGCTGTCCACCCACTCCAGCGATGCGCTGGGCTTGATCCTCACTTGCGGTGCCTTGGGCAGTTTGGCGGGTTCGGCGCTCTTGCTGCTGGTGCGGGTCGATCGCCGGCTGATGGTCTGGGTACTGCTGGCGGATGCCTTGCTGTCGCTATTTGTGCTGCTGGCCGGCTTTACCACCTCGGTGCCGCTGTGGTGCCTGTGTGCCTTCTTCGCCTTGTTCGCCGGTAGTGCTTCCGGCGCCTGTGCCGGCGCCTTGTGGATGCGCAAAACGCCCAAGGCCCGCCAGGGCAGCATTTTTGCCTTGCTGGGCGCGCTCAATCTGTTGGCCATGTGTGTGGTGATGCTGGCCGGCGGCAATCTGGGCGAGCACGTATTCGAACCGGCCTTGGCCGCAGGTGGCGCCTGGGCGGACACGGTGGGTGCCTGGGTCGGTACCGGCAAGGGCCGGGGCTTGGGATTCATGTTCGTGGCAGGCGGGGCCGGTAGCTGTCTGATGTCCTTGCTGGCCTTGCTGCATACGCGCTTGCGGCGCCTGGACGAACTGGTGCCCGACCATGCCGACGACTCGGCGCCGCTGCCGCTGACGGTCCAGCCGCTGGCCTGCTGA
- a CDS encoding non-ribosomal peptide synthetase, protein MSTSLQQAQDVGAPPGFPLSSVQQVIWLDQVLQPQLPNYNVGVTLAIAGELDVERLSQAVAATAAAHDALRLVLQSNGGVAGQSVLATSAVGLQRFDFSAHADAEARADQHCRQVSATSFPLYGQPLWSAQLLRVRVDRHCLLLQCHHLVADGVAVALLCHAIVDNYNRLGTGTADVPEAGPSYLDFLADDNDYLASTRYQRDRQFWLERFARLPPALLPVPAPGGVPRPGGQLRLAITRPRFDRLVAYAEAQGCSVPHFMLALLAAYFARVNDVGQLVIGVPVHNRGNARQKQTLGMFSSIIPLAIAVEPDRSFAALMRGVAAELRRCYRHQRFPIADLNRALRLAQSGRTQLFDLTLASEAFPGDFDIDGCEVRVNKLHHGFEQTPLAVCVCDYHAGSEVEIEFNYNTGFFTGAEVAAIRQRMDLLLDSVLEGGEQPVAELSLMDEGERRRVLLEWNDTAQAYPADQAIHQLFEAQVARTPNAIALVCEGEQLSYAELNARANRLAHALRQAGVGPDRLVGLCVERSVAMVVGLLATLKAGGAYVPLDPDYPAERLRHMLQDSAPVLVLVDRVGGEALATAGAEGARTWHLQADAANWAGQSAGNLPAVSPGQLAYVIYTSGSTGRPKGVMNEHGAVVNRLLWMQQAYALDGQDVVLQKTPFSFDVSVWEFFWPLLAGARLVMARPEGHKDPAYLAGLIRQAGVTTLHFVPSMLQVFLGQGAAEGCDSLKRIFCSGEALPAALARQCLARLPQAELHNLYGPTEAAVDVTAWACRADDRRTAVPIGRPIANTRIYILDSRLQPVPVGVAGELYIGGVQVARGYLNQPELTAARFIDDPFAGKGRLYQSGDQARWLSDGSIEYLGRNDFQVKLRGLRIELGEIEACLAQVEGVREAVVLAREDVPGDMRLVAYYSGEAQSAEALRQVLGGALPAYMVPAAFVHLAALPLSPNGKLDRKALPAPQGDAYGAREFEAPQGDTEQLLAAIWAELLKIEQVGRHDNFFELGGHSLLAISLIERMRQAGLHTDVRSLFGAPTLARLAAQLSETSLEVAVPPNLIPAGAERITPEMLTLVSLDQDAIDALVATVAGGAANMQDIYPLAPLQEGILFHHLMEQAGDPYVLPCLLAFDGKARLDGFLAALQAVIDRHDILRTGIAWQGLAQPLQVVHRRAELPLTWLELDSAQGDIGLQLETRFDPCRYRLDVGKAPLLSCHAARDGERWLLRILFHHLAFDHTTLERVLAETQAIALGQQLPPAGSFRDLVAQASLGLSRQAHEAFFQEMLGDIDAPTAPFDLLDVQGDGSAIAEAQRTLPLDLAREIRGQARRQGVSVASLMHLAWALVLARCTGRRDVVFGTVLFGRMQGGARADQVLGLFINTLPLRVEVAGQPLAATLKHTHAALAQLLRHEHAPLVLAQRCSAVPAGTPLFTSLLNYRYSAQAQAPDMGEGIAFLSGHERTNYPLALAIDDLGEGFALTAQVSDRIDPQRICDLMETALHGLVLALRDTPQLAVQAIDVLPERERVQVLESWNDTAADYSREHCVHQLFEAQVARTPDAVAVEYGRKQLGYRELNARANRLAHYLRAQGAGPDSLVALAVERGLDMLVGLLGILKAGAAYVPLDPSYPAERLAHMLADAQPLRLLTQAALLADLPESEVPVLLLDEQWQAIAAYPDSDPDHAGHDPRQLAYVIYTSGSTGQPKGVMVEHGNVVNLWAGLERAIHKQHRAERISLNASIAFDAAVQQWLQLLSGRTLVIVPAWVRLDGAALGEFVAASRLDGFDCTPSQLALHEAATPALTLVGGEAIGAALWRTLADSPGKTYYNVYGPTECTVDSTIAPITASAAVPHIGRPIANARLYLLDGQGRPVPLGVAGEIHIGGSGVARGYLNQPELTAARFIADPFAAGGGRMYKTGDLGRWLPDGTVEYLGRNDFQVKIRGFRIELGEIEACLARIEGVGEVTVLARDDVPGDTRLVAYFTAAYPLSVELLRHRLGGQLPHHMVPAAFVQLAVLPLTPNGKLDRQALPAPESAAYGARDYVAPQGESETALAAIWMGLLKLDRVGRHDNFFELGGHSLLAVQLLSRLRQALDVELPLAELFDYPQLARLAERLDGMAAATHHAIRRIERNGPLPLSLAQLRLWFLSRMDGAEAYHISGAVRLSGELDRAVLGRALQTIVARHEPLRTCFQLVDGQPMQVPLASVATVLQQHDLRGHNADAWRAFSETLSKEPFDLGKEAPLRVVLLRLRDEEYVLQLIVHHIAADGWSLAVLLDELSRLYAAYLHGRPDPLAPLPIQYADYAAWQRDWLAEGQDQAAFWRANLAGAPALLELPADRPRPARQDHAGAAIAVKLDAQLSRGLKTLGQRHGVTLYMTLLASWGALLGRLASQEAVVIGSPVAGRNRAEIEPLIGFFVNTLALRIDLQDEPTVAELLKRTKAQVLAAQAHQDLPFDQVVEALKPPRSLAHTPLFQVMLDWHNTPPAELVMPGLRLTPLVLPQHTAQFDLTLSLQESADGSGIVGSLNYATALFEQATAQRYLDYWTTLLAAMVADDRMVPARLPLLSAAEHQVLRQWNDTARDYPSDACVHRLFEQQVDATPAAIAVDDGEHRLSYAELNRQANRLAHRLCRLGVGPDARVALCTERGAPMLVALLAILKAGGAYVPLDPAYPAERIAYMLADSAPLAVLCAASTRALVAPHVAAGVPVLDLDGGDWCGQPDHNPRVEGLSARHLAYVIYTSGSTGRPKGVMIEHRGLVNYTLDAIGWFGLAAGETVLQQNSLNFDLSIEEIMPALLAGATLLPSNVPFGLAETALAPGMVHLTAAHWHSLVGEWSQAGVTPAALAGVRMVNVTGDALSAHKLKQWEALKPAGTGLVNTYGPTEITVSCSAAYVRYQAGVSRISIGKPFANTRMYILDAQREPVPLGVAGELYISGAGVARGYLNLPELTAERFLDDPFTPGQRMYKTGDLARWLPCGEVEFIGRNDFQVKVRGFRIELGEVEAKLAQLAGVQEVAVIAREDEPGDKRLVAYVVGAEVDVETLRRHAVQTLPHYMVPAAFVALEALPLTPNGKLDRQALPAPDGLALGGRVHAEPEGEVEQALAAIWAELLKLERVGRHDNFFELGGHSLLAVSLIERMRREGLHADVGLLFTATTLAELAVQLRPGGDEVVVPPNLIPRPAAPANPRQDDLADTSEFEEFRL, encoded by the coding sequence ATGTCTACTTCCCTACAGCAAGCGCAGGACGTCGGCGCGCCGCCTGGTTTCCCATTGAGTTCGGTGCAGCAAGTGATCTGGCTGGATCAGGTGCTGCAGCCGCAACTACCCAACTACAACGTTGGCGTGACGCTAGCGATTGCCGGCGAACTGGACGTGGAGCGATTGAGCCAGGCCGTCGCCGCGACCGCCGCCGCCCACGACGCCCTGCGGCTTGTGCTGCAAAGCAACGGGGGCGTGGCCGGCCAGTCCGTCCTCGCCACGTCGGCGGTGGGGCTGCAACGATTCGACTTCAGCGCGCATGCCGATGCCGAAGCGCGCGCCGACCAGCATTGCCGGCAGGTGTCCGCCACGTCTTTTCCCCTTTATGGCCAGCCGCTATGGTCGGCGCAGTTGCTGCGTGTGCGGGTGGACCGTCATTGCCTCCTGCTGCAATGCCACCATCTGGTCGCCGATGGCGTGGCGGTGGCGCTGCTCTGCCATGCCATTGTGGACAACTACAATCGATTGGGTACGGGCACGGCGGATGTGCCGGAAGCAGGGCCGTCCTATCTGGACTTCCTGGCGGACGATAACGACTATCTTGCTTCGACCCGCTACCAGCGCGACCGGCAGTTCTGGCTGGAGCGTTTCGCCCGCCTGCCGCCGGCCTTGCTGCCGGTACCAGCGCCGGGTGGCGTGCCGCGGCCCGGCGGCCAACTGCGCCTGGCTATCACGCGGCCGCGCTTTGACCGGCTGGTCGCCTATGCCGAGGCGCAAGGCTGCTCGGTGCCGCATTTCATGCTCGCCCTGCTGGCGGCCTACTTCGCGCGCGTCAACGATGTCGGGCAACTGGTGATAGGCGTGCCGGTGCACAACCGCGGCAATGCTCGCCAGAAGCAGACGCTGGGTATGTTCTCTTCCATTATTCCGCTCGCCATCGCGGTCGAGCCGGACCGGTCCTTCGCCGCATTGATGCGGGGCGTGGCGGCTGAGCTGCGTCGCTGCTATCGCCACCAGCGCTTCCCGATCGCCGATCTCAACCGTGCCTTGCGCTTGGCGCAGTCCGGTCGCACACAGTTGTTCGATCTGACGCTGGCCTCGGAAGCCTTTCCCGGCGATTTCGATATCGATGGCTGCGAAGTACGGGTCAATAAGTTGCACCATGGTTTCGAACAGACGCCGCTGGCGGTATGCGTCTGCGATTACCACGCCGGCAGCGAGGTGGAGATCGAGTTCAACTACAACACCGGGTTTTTCACCGGTGCTGAAGTGGCGGCTATCCGGCAGCGCATGGATCTGCTGCTGGACAGCGTATTGGAAGGCGGCGAGCAGCCTGTCGCCGAACTGTCGCTTATGGACGAGGGTGAGCGTCGGCGCGTCTTGCTGGAGTGGAACGACACCGCCCAAGCCTACCCGGCCGATCAGGCCATCCACCAGTTGTTCGAGGCCCAAGTGGCCCGTACGCCGAACGCCATCGCGCTGGTGTGCGAGGGCGAGCAGCTGAGCTATGCCGAGCTCAATGCCCGCGCCAATCGCCTGGCCCATGCGCTGCGGCAAGCCGGGGTGGGGCCGGACCGGCTGGTCGGCCTCTGCGTCGAGCGCAGCGTGGCCATGGTGGTGGGCCTGCTGGCCACCCTCAAGGCAGGCGGCGCCTATGTGCCGCTGGATCCCGACTACCCGGCCGAACGGCTGCGCCATATGTTGCAGGACAGCGCACCCGTGCTGGTCCTGGTCGATCGGGTGGGCGGCGAGGCCCTGGCTACTGCCGGCGCCGAGGGCGCGCGCACCTGGCATCTGCAAGCCGATGCCGCGAACTGGGCCGGGCAGTCTGCCGGCAATCTTCCCGCCGTTAGCCCCGGCCAGCTGGCCTATGTGATCTATACCTCGGGCTCCACCGGCCGGCCAAAAGGGGTGATGAACGAGCATGGCGCGGTGGTGAACCGCTTGCTGTGGATGCAGCAGGCCTACGCGCTGGATGGGCAGGACGTGGTCCTGCAAAAGACGCCGTTCAGTTTTGACGTCTCGGTATGGGAATTCTTCTGGCCCTTGCTGGCCGGCGCCCGCCTGGTGATGGCCCGGCCGGAAGGCCACAAGGACCCGGCCTATCTGGCCGGCTTGATCCGCCAGGCCGGGGTGACCACGCTGCACTTCGTGCCTTCCATGCTGCAGGTCTTTCTGGGGCAGGGGGCGGCGGAGGGATGCGACAGCCTCAAGCGGATATTCTGCAGCGGCGAAGCCTTGCCGGCGGCCTTGGCCCGCCAATGCCTGGCGCGGCTGCCGCAGGCCGAGCTGCACAATCTCTATGGGCCCACCGAAGCGGCCGTGGATGTGACGGCCTGGGCCTGCCGGGCCGACGACCGGCGCACCGCCGTGCCCATCGGCCGGCCCATCGCCAATACCCGGATTTATATCCTCGACAGCCGGCTGCAGCCGGTGCCGGTCGGGGTGGCCGGCGAGTTGTATATCGGCGGCGTGCAGGTGGCGCGGGGCTATCTGAACCAGCCCGAGCTGACGGCTGCGCGTTTTATCGACGATCCCTTCGCCGGTAAGGGCCGCTTGTACCAAAGCGGCGACCAGGCGCGCTGGCTGTCCGACGGCAGCATCGAATACCTGGGGCGCAATGACTTCCAGGTCAAGCTGCGGGGCCTGCGTATCGAGCTGGGCGAGATCGAGGCCTGCCTGGCGCAAGTCGAGGGTGTGCGCGAGGCGGTGGTACTGGCGCGCGAGGATGTGCCGGGTGATATGCGGCTGGTGGCTTACTACAGTGGCGAGGCGCAATCGGCCGAGGCGCTGCGGCAGGTGCTGGGCGGCGCGCTGCCGGCCTATATGGTGCCGGCGGCCTTTGTCCATCTGGCGGCCTTGCCCTTGTCGCCGAACGGCAAGCTGGACCGAAAGGCTTTGCCCGCGCCGCAAGGGGATGCCTATGGCGCGCGCGAATTCGAAGCGCCGCAAGGCGATACCGAGCAGTTGCTGGCCGCCATCTGGGCCGAGCTGCTGAAGATCGAGCAGGTGGGCCGCCACGATAACTTCTTCGAGCTGGGCGGCCATTCGCTGTTGGCCATCAGCCTGATCGAACGGATGCGCCAAGCGGGCTTGCATACCGATGTACGCAGCCTGTTCGGGGCGCCTACCTTGGCCCGCCTGGCCGCGCAACTCAGCGAGACCAGCCTGGAAGTGGCGGTCCCGCCCAATCTGATTCCTGCCGGCGCCGAGCGCATTACCCCCGAGATGCTGACCCTGGTCAGCCTGGACCAGGACGCCATCGATGCGCTGGTCGCCACGGTGGCAGGGGGCGCCGCCAATATGCAGGACATCTATCCGCTGGCGCCCTTGCAGGAGGGCATCCTGTTCCATCATCTGATGGAGCAGGCCGGCGATCCCTATGTGCTGCCTTGCCTGCTGGCCTTCGACGGCAAGGCGCGGCTGGATGGTTTTCTGGCGGCTTTGCAGGCGGTGATCGATCGCCACGATATCCTGCGCACCGGCATCGCCTGGCAGGGTTTGGCACAGCCCTTGCAGGTAGTACACCGACGAGCCGAATTGCCGCTGACCTGGCTGGAACTGGATAGCGCGCAGGGCGATATCGGCTTGCAACTGGAAACACGCTTCGATCCGTGCCGCTACCGGCTGGACGTGGGCAAGGCGCCGCTGTTGAGCTGCCATGCCGCCCGCGACGGGGAGCGCTGGCTGCTGCGCATCTTGTTCCACCATCTCGCTTTCGACCATACCACGCTGGAACGGGTGCTGGCGGAGACCCAGGCGATCGCGCTGGGCCAGCAACTGCCGCCGGCCGGCTCGTTCCGCGACTTGGTGGCACAGGCCAGCCTGGGGCTCAGCCGGCAGGCGCACGAAGCATTCTTTCAGGAGATGCTGGGCGATATCGATGCGCCTACCGCGCCGTTTGATCTGCTGGACGTACAGGGCGATGGCAGCGCGATCGCCGAGGCGCAGCGGACGCTGCCGCTTGATCTGGCGCGCGAGATACGTGGCCAGGCCCGGCGCCAGGGCGTCAGCGTCGCCAGCTTGATGCATCTGGCTTGGGCGCTGGTGCTGGCGCGCTGTACCGGCCGTCGGGATGTGGTGTTCGGTACGGTGCTGTTTGGCCGGATGCAGGGCGGTGCCCGGGCCGATCAGGTGTTGGGGCTGTTTATCAATACTTTGCCGTTACGGGTCGAAGTGGCTGGGCAGCCGTTGGCCGCTACGCTCAAGCACACCCATGCCGCATTGGCGCAACTGCTGCGCCATGAGCATGCGCCGCTGGTCTTGGCCCAGCGCTGCAGCGCGGTGCCGGCCGGCACCCCGTTGTTCACCTCCCTGCTCAATTATCGCTACAGCGCCCAGGCGCAAGCGCCGGACATGGGTGAGGGCATAGCTTTCCTCAGCGGCCACGAGCGCACCAACTACCCCCTGGCCTTGGCCATCGACGACCTGGGTGAGGGTTTTGCCTTGACCGCCCAAGTCAGCGACCGCATCGATCCCCAGCGCATCTGCGATTTGATGGAAACCGCCTTGCACGGTCTGGTGCTGGCCCTGCGCGATACGCCGCAGCTAGCCGTCCAAGCCATCGATGTGCTGCCCGAGCGGGAGCGCGTGCAAGTGCTGGAAAGCTGGAACGACACCGCTGCCGACTATTCGCGCGAGCACTGCGTGCACCAATTGTTCGAAGCGCAGGTGGCGCGTACGCCGGATGCGGTGGCGGTGGAATATGGCCGCAAGCAACTCGGTTATCGCGAGTTGAATGCCCGCGCCAATCGGCTGGCTCACTATCTGCGCGCCCAGGGTGCCGGGCCGGACAGCCTGGTGGCCCTGGCGGTGGAGCGCGGCCTGGATATGCTGGTGGGTCTATTGGGCATCCTGAAAGCCGGAGCCGCCTATGTGCCCCTGGATCCGTCCTATCCGGCCGAACGCTTGGCCCATATGTTGGCCGACGCCCAGCCCTTGCGCCTGCTGACCCAGGCAGCGCTGCTGGCCGATCTGCCGGAAAGCGAGGTGCCGGTGCTGCTGCTGGATGAGCAATGGCAGGCAATCGCCGCCTATCCGGATAGCGATCCGGACCATGCCGGACACGATCCACGGCAATTGGCCTATGTCATCTATACCTCCGGCTCCACCGGCCAGCCCAAGGGCGTGATGGTCGAGCACGGCAATGTGGTCAATCTATGGGCTGGACTGGAGCGGGCGATCCATAAGCAGCATCGGGCCGAGCGTATCAGCCTGAATGCCTCGATTGCCTTTGACGCGGCGGTGCAGCAATGGCTGCAGCTGTTGTCCGGCCGCACCTTGGTGATCGTGCCGGCCTGGGTCAGGCTGGATGGCGCGGCGCTGGGCGAATTTGTCGCGGCCAGCCGCCTGGACGGCTTCGACTGTACTCCCTCGCAACTGGCCCTGCATGAAGCGGCCACCCCGGCACTGACCCTGGTCGGCGGCGAGGCCATCGGCGCGGCGCTTTGGCGCACCTTGGCCGACTCGCCGGGCAAGACTTACTACAACGTCTACGGACCGACCGAGTGTACGGTGGACAGCACGATCGCGCCCATCACCGCGAGCGCTGCCGTGCCGCATATCGGTCGTCCCATCGCCAATGCGCGGCTCTATCTGCTGGACGGGCAGGGGCGTCCGGTGCCGCTGGGTGTGGCCGGCGAGATCCATATCGGCGGGTCGGGGGTGGCGCGGGGCTATCTGAACCAGCCCGAGCTGACGGCTGCGCGTTTTATTGCCGATCCGTTCGCGGCCGGGGGCGGCCGTATGTACAAGACCGGCGACCTGGGCCGCTGGCTGCCCGACGGTACGGTGGAATATCTGGGCCGCAACGACTTCCAGGTCAAGATCCGCGGCTTCCGCATCGAGCTGGGCGAGATCGAAGCCTGCCTGGCCCGGATCGAAGGCGTGGGCGAGGTGACGGTACTGGCCCGCGACGATGTGCCCGGCGATACCCGCCTGGTGGCCTATTTCACCGCTGCCTATCCGCTGTCGGTCGAATTGTTGCGCCATCGGCTGGGCGGGCAGCTGCCGCACCATATGGTGCCGGCAGCCTTTGTCCAGCTGGCGGTGCTGCCGCTGACGCCGAACGGCAAATTGGATCGCCAGGCCCTGCCGGCGCCGGAATCTGCCGCCTATGGTGCGCGCGACTACGTGGCGCCACAAGGCGAGTCGGAAACCGCGTTGGCCGCCATCTGGATGGGCTTGCTCAAGCTCGACCGGGTAGGGCGCCACGACAACTTCTTTGAACTGGGCGGACACTCGCTGCTGGCGGTGCAATTGCTGTCGCGGCTGCGCCAGGCGCTGGATGTAGAACTGCCCTTGGCCGAACTGTTCGATTATCCGCAGCTGGCCCGGTTGGCCGAGCGGCTGGATGGCATGGCCGCGGCCACCCACCACGCGATACGCCGTATTGAACGTAACGGACCCTTGCCCTTATCGCTGGCCCAGCTAAGGCTGTGGTTCCTTAGCCGGATGGACGGTGCCGAGGCCTACCATATCAGCGGCGCCGTGCGTTTGAGCGGCGAGCTGGACCGCGCGGTATTGGGCCGGGCCTTGCAAACCATCGTGGCCCGGCATGAGCCGCTGCGGACCTGTTTTCAACTGGTCGATGGCCAGCCCATGCAGGTTCCGTTGGCGTCCGTCGCGACGGTATTGCAACAGCACGACCTGCGCGGCCATAACGCGGACGCATGGCGTGCATTTAGCGAGACCCTGAGCAAGGAACCCTTCGATCTGGGTAAGGAAGCGCCGCTGCGGGTCGTGCTGCTGCGCCTGCGGGACGAAGAGTATGTATTGCAGCTGATTGTGCATCATATCGCCGCCGACGGCTGGTCCCTGGCGGTCCTGCTGGATGAGTTGAGCAGGCTGTACGCGGCTTATTTGCATGGCCGTCCCGATCCGCTGGCGCCGCTACCCATCCAATATGCCGACTATGCTGCCTGGCAGCGCGATTGGCTGGCGGAAGGGCAGGACCAGGCCGCCTTCTGGCGCGCCAATCTGGCAGGTGCCCCGGCCTTGCTGGAGCTGCCTGCCGACCGGCCCCGGCCGGCCCGGCAGGACCATGCCGGCGCCGCCATCGCGGTCAAACTCGATGCGCAACTGAGCCGGGGCCTGAAAACCCTTGGCCAGCGCCATGGCGTTACGCTCTATATGACCCTGCTGGCCAGCTGGGGCGCCTTGCTGGGTCGTCTGGCCAGCCAGGAAGCCGTCGTGATAGGCAGCCCGGTGGCCGGCCGCAACCGGGCCGAGATCGAGCCCTTGATCGGCTTCTTCGTCAATACCCTGGCTTTGCGGATCGATCTGCAGGACGAGCCCACGGTAGCCGAGCTGCTGAAACGCACCAAGGCGCAGGTCTTGGCCGCGCAAGCCCATCAGGACCTGCCTTTCGACCAGGTGGTGGAGGCACTCAAGCCGCCCCGCAGCCTGGCGCATACGCCCTTGTTCCAGGTCATGCTGGATTGGCACAACACGCCGCCGGCCGAGTTGGTGATGCCCGGTCTGCGCCTGACGCCGCTGGTCCTGCCGCAGCACACTGCCCAGTTCGACCTGACGCTGTCCTTGCAGGAGTCCGCCGATGGCTCGGGCATCGTCGGCAGCCTTAACTACGCCACGGCGCTGTTCGAGCAAGCCACGGCGCAGCGCTACCTTGACTACTGGACCACGCTGCTGGCGGCCATGGTGGCCGACGATCGCATGGTACCGGCCCGCTTGCCGCTATTGTCGGCGGCCGAACACCAGGTGCTGCGTCAATGGAACGATACGGCGCGCGATTACCCGTCCGATGCCTGCGTGCACCGGCTGTTCGAGCAACAGGTGGACGCCACGCCCGCGGCCATCGCGGTGGACGACGGCGAGCACAGGCTGAGCTACGCCGAGCTGAACCGCCAGGCCAACCGCCTGGCCCATCGCCTGTGCCGCTTGGGCGTGGGACCGGATGCCCGGGTGGCGCTGTGTACCGAGCGGGGCGCGCCCATGCTGGTGGCGCTATTGGCCATCCTCAAGGCCGGCGGCGCCTATGTGCCGCTGGACCCGGCCTATCCGGCCGAGCGCATTGCCTACATGCTGGCGGACAGCGCACCGCTGGCGGTGCTGTGCGCCGCGAGCACCCGCGCCCTGGTGGCGCCGCATGTGGCGGCCGGGGTGCCCGTGCTGGACTTGGACGGCGGCGATTGGTGCGGCCAGCCGGACCACAATCCGCGTGTCGAGGGGCTGAGCGCCCGCCATCTGGCCTATGTGATCTACACCTCCGGTTCCACCGGACGCCCCAAGGGCGTGATGATCGAACACCGTGGCCTGGTCAACTACACGCTGGACGCTATCGGCTGGTTCGGGCTGGCGGCGGGCGAGACGGTGCTGCAGCAGAATTCGCTGAATTTCGACCTGTCGATCGAAGAAATCATGCCGGCCCTGCTGGCCGGCGCCACCCTGCTACCCAGCAATGTCCCCTTCGGCCTGGCCGAGACTGCGCTGGCGCCCGGCATGGTGCATTTGACGGCGGCGCACTGGCACAGCCTGGTGGGCGAGTGGAGCCAGGCCGGCGTCACCCCGGCCGCCTTGGCGGGGGTGCGGATGGTGAATGTCACCGGCGATGCCTTGTCGGCCCACAAGCTCAAGCAGTGGGAAGCGCTCAAGCCGGCCGGCACCGGCCTGGTCAATACCTATGGACCGACCGAGATCACGGTTTCGTGCAGCGCCGCCTATGTGCGCTATCAGGCCGGGGTCAGCCGCATCAGCATCGGCAAGCCCTTTGCCAATACCCGTATGTACATCCTCGATGCCCAGCGCGAGCCGGTGCCTTTGGGGGTGGCGGGCGAGCTGTATATCAGCGGCGCCGGGGTGGCGCGCGGCTATCTGAACCTGCCTGAGCTGACGGCGGAGCGCTTTCTGGACGACCCGTTCACGCCAGGCCAACGCATGTACAAGACCGGCGACCTGGCCCGCTGGCTGCCGTGCGGGGAAGTGGAGTTCATCGGCCGCAACGACTTCCAGGTGAAGGTGCGGGGCTTCCGCATCGAGCTGGGCGAGGTGGAGGCCAAGCTGGCCCAGCTGGCCGGCGTGCAGGAAGTGGCGGTGATCGCACGCGAGGACGAGCCGGGCGACAAGCGCCTGGTGGCGTATGTGGTTGGCGCGGAGGTGGACGTAGAGACGCTGCGCCGCCATGCCGTGCAGACGCTGCCGCACTACATGGTGCCGGCGGCCTTCGTGGCGCTGGAGGCCTTGCCGCTGACGCCGAACGGCAAGCTGGACCGGCAGGCGCTGCCGGCGCCGGACGGGCTGGCCTTGGGCGGACGTGTCCATGCCGAGCCTGAAGGCGAAGTCGAGCAGGCGCTGGCGGCCATCTGGGCCGAGCTGCTGAAGCTGGAGCGGGTGGGCCGCCACGACAACTTCTTTGAACTGGGCGGCCATTCGCTATTGGCCGTCAGCCTGATCGAACGCATGCGCCGGGAAGGCCTGCATGCCGATGTCGGCCTGCTGTTCACCGCCACCACGCTGGCGGAGTTGGCGGTGCAATTGCGTCCCGGCGGCGACGAAGTGGTGGTGCCGCCCAATTTGATCCCCCGGCCGGCGGCGCCCGCCAATCCACGGCAAGACGATCTTGCCGATACCAGCGAATTCGAGGAGTTTAGACTTTGA